A genomic region of uncultured Paludibaculum sp. contains the following coding sequences:
- a CDS encoding carboxypeptidase regulatory-like domain-containing protein, translating into MIFLGTVTSVLATRDGRVARVRMRVDRAYKGVSEASLVLVDSGICDGPDLHLGRQYLMYTERRADRAIPSRGCTRSRPVESARDDLRFLNGLANAAPTALIYGRIALSNGPGLAQPAAGAIVTVRGAQSTLTTTTDGDGRYAANGLKPGQYQITAGHPGYQMPGFGQWTFRTEVEPRGCGLVNVELWRRLPVTVAEH; encoded by the coding sequence ATGATCTTCTTGGGGACGGTAACGAGTGTTCTGGCAACTCGCGATGGCCGGGTCGCGCGCGTGCGAATGCGTGTCGACCGGGCATACAAGGGTGTTTCCGAAGCATCGCTGGTCCTCGTCGATAGCGGAATATGCGACGGCCCGGATCTGCACCTGGGCCGACAGTACCTGATGTACACCGAGCGCAGGGCCGATCGCGCTATTCCATCCAGAGGTTGTACACGGAGCAGACCCGTGGAGAGCGCGCGAGACGATCTCAGGTTCCTCAACGGTCTTGCAAACGCAGCCCCAACGGCTCTGATTTACGGGCGGATTGCCCTCTCTAATGGGCCAGGCCTCGCTCAACCAGCCGCAGGCGCCATTGTGACGGTTCGCGGCGCACAATCCACGCTGACAACAACGACAGATGGAGACGGGCGGTATGCGGCCAACGGTCTGAAACCCGGACAATACCAGATCACTGCCGGTCACCCGGGCTATCAGATGCCCGGCTTCGGCCAGTGGACCTTCAGGACCGAGGTGGAGCCACGCGGATGCGGGCTGGTCAACGTGGAACTGTGGAGGAGGTTGCCGGTGACCGTCGCGGAGCACTAG
- a CDS encoding ABC transporter ATP-binding protein produces the protein MLEARNLAKHYSGVPAVEDISFTIAPGEILGYLGPNGSGKSTTVKMITGLLQPSHGQILLDGVALDSDPIAYKARLGYVPEEPQLYSFLSGREYLQLAGRLRALPQITLNRRIDSLLDLFGLTAARYSALASYSKGMRQKILLAAALLHNPDLIILDEPFSGLDVTTAQVLKALLKDLAQAGKIILYSSHVLEVVERVATRVIILHRGRIVADGSVDDLRSMMTLPSLEQIFTQLVHQDDSGHTASAILNTITDGRV, from the coding sequence ATGCTGGAAGCTCGCAATCTGGCCAAGCACTACTCCGGCGTTCCGGCGGTGGAGGATATCTCTTTCACCATTGCGCCAGGGGAGATTCTGGGCTACCTCGGACCGAACGGGTCAGGCAAAAGCACTACGGTGAAGATGATCACCGGACTGCTGCAGCCTTCCCACGGGCAGATCCTGCTGGACGGCGTCGCCCTGGATTCTGACCCCATCGCCTACAAGGCGCGACTGGGCTATGTGCCTGAGGAACCACAGCTTTACTCGTTCCTCTCGGGCCGCGAATACCTTCAACTCGCCGGCCGGCTGCGGGCCTTGCCGCAGATCACACTCAACCGCCGCATCGATTCGCTTCTCGATCTCTTCGGCCTCACCGCCGCTCGCTACTCCGCCCTCGCCTCCTATTCAAAAGGGATGCGCCAGAAGATCCTCCTGGCGGCGGCGTTGCTGCACAACCCAGATCTCATCATCCTCGACGAGCCCTTTTCCGGTCTCGACGTCACCACGGCGCAGGTGCTGAAAGCGCTGCTGAAGGACTTGGCCCAAGCCGGCAAAATCATTCTGTACTCCTCCCATGTCTTGGAGGTGGTGGAACGCGTCGCCACGCGGGTCATCATCCTGCACCGCGGCCGCATCGTGGCCGACGGCAGCGTGGACGACCTGCGCTCCATGATGACGCTGCCTTCGCTGGAGCAGATCTTCACGCAACTGGTCCATCAGGACGATTCGGGGCACACGGCCAGCGCGATTCTGAACACGATCACGGATGGCAGGGTGTAG
- a CDS encoding ABC transporter permease: MLGWIRWWRRRTQEETELDEELRAHLAIEVQERVAAGEDPVEAQRAARRAFGNLTLIQEESRETWGLAGVQRFLEDARYGLRMLRRTPVWTGVICATLALGIGLSTAIFSVVYGVLLQPLPYPQQEQLVALWPTWTKAGNGRFNVNAMLWLHWRADLKQMQDVGLTRPIANFNLTGDGAPERLQGARTSYNVPRVLGLNPVLGRVFTEEEQLADAKVAILSHGFWRRRFGGDPGVVGRKIQLNGQPFEVIGVMPPAYGYPTKDFELWTPLYIPPDEMRADMNYQYRAVGRLTPGVRVQQAQAELDALMHRLAIANPLSFKGDQAELGAIVEPLAESDALQVRGTFYVLLAAVGCLLLIGAMNLGVLLIARASARSREIAVRVALGATGGRLRGQLLAEVLPLAMVGIAGGILSALWLLRVLIPYLPTDTPRIESIGLHGPVLLFAIGVALLVVLFAGLLPARMAARESPSAGLRANTRSVAGGGRSRNILVVAQVAVTVVLLFGGALFLRSFSELLRVQPGFTAERVLTLHLAVTRARFPQDEQVSDYYNRLIQRVMSVPGVTAAGLVNRLPMSGIAQTGGIEFEGRPERYTADWRSATPSYFEAMGIPLRQGRLLQESDRPHTAAVGLIDEMLARTVFGTESPVGKRFRIRGPSFKGPWAEIVGVVGHIRNDSPEKDERSQVYWPETQRTQDRAALAVRTTGQPELLAQAVIEQIHRENPEQPVYDVRTMDEWVQRVMKGRSVMTGLVSLFGFASLLLACLGLYGVVSYTADLRLREFGIRMALGADSGHVRGIVLRHAGKLAAGGAALGLLLAWPVGQALRSLLFGVSTGDVVSWTAAPGILVVVALLSGLGPAGRAGRTDPAVTLRSE; encoded by the coding sequence ATGCTTGGCTGGATCCGTTGGTGGCGGCGCCGGACTCAGGAAGAGACTGAGTTGGATGAGGAACTTCGGGCACACCTGGCAATTGAGGTGCAGGAGCGTGTGGCGGCCGGCGAGGATCCCGTAGAGGCGCAGCGCGCCGCGCGGCGGGCGTTCGGCAATCTGACTTTGATCCAGGAGGAATCGCGAGAGACGTGGGGGCTGGCTGGCGTCCAGCGTTTTCTGGAAGATGCGCGCTACGGACTGCGGATGCTGCGCCGGACCCCGGTGTGGACGGGCGTGATCTGCGCCACCTTGGCACTGGGGATCGGGCTGAGCACGGCCATCTTCAGCGTGGTCTACGGCGTGCTGCTGCAGCCGTTGCCTTACCCGCAACAGGAACAACTGGTCGCCCTTTGGCCCACGTGGACGAAGGCGGGCAACGGGCGGTTTAACGTGAATGCGATGCTGTGGCTGCACTGGCGGGCGGACCTGAAGCAGATGCAGGACGTGGGGCTGACGCGCCCGATCGCGAACTTCAACCTGACGGGCGACGGGGCTCCGGAGCGGTTGCAGGGTGCGCGTACTTCCTACAACGTGCCACGCGTGCTGGGCCTGAATCCGGTGCTGGGTCGCGTCTTCACCGAAGAGGAGCAACTGGCAGACGCCAAAGTGGCCATTCTCAGCCACGGTTTCTGGCGGCGACGGTTTGGCGGGGATCCCGGCGTCGTGGGGCGGAAGATCCAGCTCAACGGCCAGCCTTTCGAGGTGATTGGCGTGATGCCGCCCGCCTACGGCTATCCCACCAAGGATTTCGAGCTTTGGACGCCGCTTTACATCCCTCCGGACGAGATGCGGGCCGATATGAACTACCAGTACAGGGCGGTGGGCCGGTTGACGCCGGGCGTGCGGGTGCAGCAGGCGCAGGCGGAGCTGGATGCGCTGATGCACAGGCTGGCGATTGCTAACCCATTGAGTTTCAAGGGAGACCAGGCAGAGCTCGGAGCGATTGTAGAGCCGCTGGCGGAGAGCGATGCGCTGCAGGTGCGCGGCACCTTTTACGTCCTGCTGGCAGCGGTGGGTTGCCTGCTGCTGATTGGAGCGATGAACCTCGGCGTCCTCCTGATCGCCAGGGCCAGCGCCCGGTCGCGGGAGATTGCGGTGCGAGTGGCCCTGGGCGCGACCGGCGGCCGACTGCGCGGCCAGCTGCTGGCCGAGGTACTGCCTCTGGCGATGGTCGGCATTGCCGGCGGAATCTTGTCGGCGTTGTGGCTGCTACGGGTGTTAATCCCATATCTACCTACAGATACGCCCCGCATCGAGTCGATTGGATTGCATGGTCCGGTGCTGCTCTTCGCCATCGGAGTCGCGCTGCTGGTGGTCCTGTTCGCGGGACTGCTGCCCGCTCGGATGGCCGCGCGGGAGTCGCCCTCGGCCGGGCTGCGAGCGAATACGCGTTCGGTGGCCGGAGGCGGCCGGTCGAGGAACATTCTGGTGGTCGCCCAGGTGGCGGTGACGGTGGTCCTGCTTTTCGGGGGCGCGCTGTTCCTGCGGAGCTTCTCGGAACTGCTACGCGTGCAGCCCGGCTTCACGGCGGAGCGAGTGCTGACCTTGCATCTGGCGGTCACCAGAGCGCGATTCCCTCAAGACGAGCAGGTGTCGGATTACTACAACCGGCTGATTCAAAGGGTGATGTCGGTGCCAGGGGTGACGGCGGCCGGTCTGGTGAATCGCCTGCCGATGAGCGGCATCGCGCAGACGGGCGGCATCGAGTTCGAGGGGCGGCCGGAGCGGTACACCGCGGATTGGCGTTCGGCCACGCCAAGCTACTTCGAGGCGATGGGGATCCCATTGCGGCAAGGCCGGTTGCTGCAGGAGAGCGACCGCCCGCATACGGCGGCGGTGGGCTTGATCGACGAAATGCTGGCACGCACTGTGTTTGGAACGGAGAGTCCTGTGGGTAAGCGGTTCCGCATCAGGGGTCCTTCGTTCAAAGGGCCGTGGGCGGAGATTGTCGGCGTGGTGGGTCACATTCGGAACGATTCGCCGGAGAAGGACGAGCGTTCGCAGGTGTATTGGCCGGAAACCCAGCGGACGCAGGACCGGGCGGCGCTGGCCGTGCGGACGACCGGGCAGCCGGAGTTGCTGGCGCAAGCGGTAATCGAGCAGATTCACCGGGAGAATCCGGAGCAGCCGGTCTATGATGTGCGGACGATGGACGAGTGGGTGCAGCGGGTCATGAAGGGGCGCAGCGTGATGACGGGGTTGGTGTCCCTGTTTGGGTTCGCTTCGTTGTTACTGGCGTGTCTCGGCCTGTATGGGGTGGTCTCGTATACGGCGGATCTGCGGCTGAGGGAGTTTGGCATCCGGATGGCACTAGGCGCCGATAGTGGACACGTGCGTGGGATCGTCCTGCGGCATGCCGGAAAGCTGGCGGCCGGTGGGGCGGCGCTGGGGTTGCTGCTGGCCTGGCCGGTTGGGCAGGCGCTGCGGAGTCTGCTGTTCGGGGTGAGCACCGGTGACGTGGTGTCGTGGACGGCGGCGCCAGGGATCCTAGTTGTGGTGGCGCTGCTCTCCGGGCTTGGTCCTGCGGGGCGAGCCGGACGGACGGACCCCGCCGTTACGTTGCGCTCAGAATAA
- a CDS encoding PadR family transcriptional regulator, which yields MEKPRKLEMLQGTLDLLILQTLQWGPQHGHGIGQVIRAKSDELLQVEHGSLYPALHRLRREGWIEADWGVTENKQRARFYRLTEAGKRQLIEEETKWKLFVKTMARAMRPQE from the coding sequence ATGGAGAAACCGCGGAAGCTGGAGATGCTGCAAGGGACGCTGGATCTGCTGATCCTACAGACGCTGCAATGGGGTCCGCAGCATGGGCACGGCATCGGGCAGGTGATTAGAGCCAAGTCCGATGAATTACTACAAGTGGAGCATGGAAGCTTGTATCCGGCCCTGCACCGGTTGCGGCGCGAGGGTTGGATCGAAGCGGATTGGGGGGTGACGGAGAACAAGCAGCGCGCCCGGTTCTACCGGCTCACAGAGGCCGGCAAACGGCAACTAATCGAAGAAGAGACGAAGTGGAAGCTCTTCGTGAAGACCATGGCGCGGGCGATGCGCCCACAGGAGTAA